One window from the genome of Nomascus leucogenys isolate Asia chromosome 12, Asia_NLE_v1, whole genome shotgun sequence encodes:
- the LOC100605284 gene encoding LOW QUALITY PROTEIN: late cornified envelope protein 2A (The sequence of the model RefSeq protein was modified relative to this genomic sequence to represent the inferred CDS: inserted 1 base in 1 codon), with product MSCQQNQQQCQPPPKCPPKCPPKCPPKCRPQCPAPCPPPVSFCCGPSSGDCCAPXSGGCCNSGGGSCCLSHHRPRLFHRHRHQSPDCCECEPSEGSGCCHSSGGCC from the exons ATGTCCTGCCAGCAAAACCAGCAGCAGTGCCAGCCCCCTCCCAAGTGCCCCCCAAAATGTCCACCCAAGTGTCCTCCAAAGTGCCGACCTCAGTGCCCAGCCCCATGCCCACCTCCAGTCTCTTtctgctgtggtcccagctctggGGACTGCTGTGCTC GCTCTGGGGGCTGCTGCAACTCTGGGGGTGGCAGCTGCTGCCTGAGCCACCACAGGCCCCGTCTCTTCCACCGGCACCGGCATCAGAGCCCCGATTGCTGTGAGTGTGAACCTTCTGAGGGCTCTGGCTGCTGCCACAGCTCTGGGGGCTGCTGCTGA
- the LOC100604948 gene encoding late cornified envelope protein 2D-like yields MSCQQNQQQCQPPPKCPPKCIPKCSPKCPPKCPPQCPAPCSPAVSSCCGPSSGGCCGPSSGGCCSSGAGGCCLSHHRPRLFHRRWHQSPDCCESEPSGGSGCCHSSGGCC; encoded by the coding sequence ATGTCTTGCCAGCAAAACCAGCAGCAGTGCCAGCCCCCTCCCAAGTGTCCTCCCAAGTGTATCCCAAAATGTTCACCTAAGTGTCCCCCCAAATGcccaccacagtgcccagctccaTGTTCCCCTGCAGTCTCTTCTTGCTGTGGTCCAAGCTCTGGGGgctgctgtggtcccagctctggGGGCTGCTGCAGCTCTGGGGCTGGTGGCTGCTGCCTGAGCCACCACAGGCCCCGTCTCTTCCACCGGCGCTGGCATCAAAGCCCTGATTGCTGTGAGAGTGAACCTTCTGGGGGCTCTGGCTGCTGCCACAGCTCTGGGGGCTGCTGCTGA